From the Homo sapiens chromosome 1, GRCh38.p14 Primary Assembly genome, one window contains:
- the LCE1A gene encoding late cornified envelope protein 1A: MSCQQSQQQCQPPPKCTPKCPPKCPTPKCPPKCPPKCPPVSSCCSVSSGGCCGSSSGGGCSSGGGGCCLSHHRRHRSHRHRLQSSGCCSQPSGGSSCCGGDSGQHSGGCC; this comes from the coding sequence ATGTCCTGCCAGCAGAGCCAGCAGCAGTGCCAGCCCCCTCCCAAGTGCACCCCCAAGTGCCCTCCCAAGTGCCCCACTCCTAAGTGCCCCCCAAAGTGTCCCCCTAAGTGCCCTCCAGTCTCTTCCTGCTGCAGTGTCAGCTCCGGAGGCTGCTGTGGCTCCAGCTCTGGGGGCGGCTGCAGCTCTGGGGGAGGTGGCTGCTGCCTGAGCCACCACAGGCGCCACAGGTCCCACCGTCACAGACTCCAGAGCTCTGGCTGCTGCAGCCAGCCCTCGGGAGGCTCCAGCTGCTGTGGAGGGGACAGCGGCCAGCACTCTGGAGGCTGCTGCTGA
- the LCE6A gene encoding late cornified envelope protein 6A: MSQQKQQSWKPPNVPKCSPPQRSNPCLAPYSTPCGAPHSEGCHSSSQRPEVQKPRRARQKLRCLSRGTTYHCKEEECEGD, encoded by the coding sequence ATGTCACAGCAGAAGCAGCAATCTTGGAAGCCTCCAAATGTTCCCAAATGCTCCCCTCCCCAAAGATCAAACCCCTGCCTAGCTCCCTACTCGACTCCTTGTGGTGCTCCCCATTCAGAAGGTTGTCATTCCAGTTCCCAAAGGCCTGAGGTTCAGAAGCCTAGGAGGGCTCGTCAAAAGCTGCGCTGCCTAAGTAGGGGCACAACCTACCACTGCAAAGAGGAAGAGTGTGAAGGCGACTGA
- the LCE7A gene encoding late cornified envelope protein 7A, producing MSYQKHQQKWQLPAKCLPKYPSKWTPQAPASCPAPCPPPAPSCCVSSCCISGFGGHCSLVSLRFPRFYLRQPQHSDCCEHESSRCSTCYSSGDCS from the coding sequence ATGTCCTATCAGAAACACCAGCAGAAATGGCAGCTCCCTGCCAAGTGCCTCCCCAAATATCCATCCAAGTGGACCCCTCAGGCTCCTGCTTCATGTCCAGCTCCATGCCCCCCTCCAGCTCCCTCCTGCTGTGTTTCCAGTTGCTGTATTTCTGGCTTTGGAGGCCACTGCTCTCTAGTTTCACTCCGGTTTCCACGATTCTACCTGCGTCAGCCCCagcattctgactgctgtgagcaCGAGTCTTCTAGATGTTCCACTTGCTATAGCTCTGGAGACTGCAGCTGA